In Methanosarcina siciliae T4/M, one genomic interval encodes:
- a CDS encoding ORC1-type DNA replication protein encodes MTGNDILLWDETLFKDLSVLEPDYLPEYFPHRDSQLNALRFALRPALRGMRPLNCLLVGPPGTGKTSAVMKVFGEVGAHAPGVVAAKVNCQIDSTRFAVISRIYRQLFGISPPNSGIAFRKLFETVVNFLISSEKVLIVALDDLNYLCYEGHANEVMYSLLRAHEQYPGAKIGVIGIVNDASDLYCLDSRVNSVFLPEEISFPRYGEAEILDILKDRVKYGFYPKVISDDVLELVVSYVEKTGDLRVGIDLLRRSGFNAERRGSRVILSEDVEKAYEASKLLHLCRGINLLSDSEKQLLELIARADDVKAGELYKSFHELTQLGYTRFYGMVNRLQTLNYVDADFTGKGKRGRTRIIKTKYEADDILNCLKKG; translated from the coding sequence TTGACAGGCAATGATATTCTACTCTGGGACGAAACCTTATTTAAGGACCTTTCGGTGCTTGAGCCGGATTATCTCCCGGAATATTTTCCCCACAGGGACTCACAGTTAAATGCGCTCAGGTTTGCGCTCAGACCTGCCCTGCGCGGCATGCGGCCTTTGAATTGTTTGCTGGTCGGGCCACCGGGAACAGGAAAGACCAGTGCTGTTATGAAGGTTTTCGGGGAAGTTGGGGCTCATGCTCCCGGAGTCGTGGCTGCAAAAGTCAACTGCCAGATCGATTCTACACGCTTTGCAGTAATTTCCAGAATTTACAGGCAGCTTTTCGGGATCTCCCCTCCGAATTCCGGGATTGCTTTTCGGAAACTCTTCGAAACCGTTGTAAATTTCCTGATCTCTTCGGAAAAAGTCTTGATTGTGGCCCTTGACGACCTCAATTACCTCTGCTATGAAGGACATGCCAATGAAGTGATGTATTCCTTGCTCAGAGCCCACGAACAGTACCCCGGAGCAAAGATAGGGGTTATCGGGATCGTAAATGATGCATCCGATCTTTATTGCCTGGATTCAAGGGTCAACTCCGTTTTCCTGCCTGAAGAAATTTCCTTCCCGCGGTATGGGGAGGCAGAGATTCTGGATATCCTTAAAGACAGGGTTAAGTACGGTTTTTACCCGAAAGTAATTTCTGACGACGTACTGGAACTTGTTGTCTCGTATGTGGAAAAAACAGGCGACCTGAGGGTCGGGATAGACCTTTTGAGACGTTCGGGTTTCAACGCCGAGCGCAGGGGAAGCCGCGTAATCTTATCAGAGGATGTGGAAAAAGCCTATGAAGCTTCCAAACTTCTCCACCTGTGCAGGGGCATAAACCTCCTCTCGGACTCTGAAAAACAGCTGCTTGAACTGATAGCAAGGGCAGATGATGTTAAGGCCGGAGAACTCTACAAATCCTTCCACGAACTGACCCAGCTAGGGTACACCCGTTTTTACGGCATGGTCAACAGGCTCCAGACCCTTAACTATGTGGACGCCGACTTTACAGGCAAGGGCAAACGGGGCAGGACGAGGATAATAAAAACAAAGTATGAAGCTGATGACATCCTTAATTGCCTTAAGAAAGGCTGA